From the genome of bacterium:
GTTTTTGTTCTTGATCGAAAGAGCGGCTTTGCCGGTGAGTTCTTTTTTAACGAAATCGACTTTTATGTCCAAATCAAGGTGCGTGACGACCACTTCTTCAGGACGGGCAAACGAATGTTCATCATGATCCATAAGCTCCGGCTCGATTGCAGAGGAACAGGATATCCATAACATAATACTTGGAAGGAGTAACAGTTTTTTCATGACAATTCCTTGAATAGAAGTTGGGAAAAGCGCTCTGAAAGCGCGGTTTCAGGCCATAATGTTGATTTTTTGAACAGCGGCAAGTTAGGGTTTGCTTCTGAATTACGCAAGAGAATTAACGGGTCAAAATCTTTGATCAATGCTCAGGAAAAAAATCCGTCATTGAGTTTCTTTTCCTGAAAGGATACCTTTTACGTACCAATGACCAATGTCATAGTTCAATCGGCAAAAACATGCGATATTAGCTGATTGAAAATTGGCAATTGAAAATTGACAATTAGAAACCGGAGGTTGTTATGTTCGATCCGAAATACCCATTCACCTGCGTCGATCGTTTTTTGAAATACGTTAAATACGATACGCAATCCGACGATGAATCCACCACATTTCCCAGCACGGCCAAACAAAAAATCCTATCCCGCGATCTGGCGAAAGATCTCAAAAAAATGGGATTGAAAGACGCCGCCATGGATAAATGGGGATACGTGATGGCGACCCTGCCGTCGAATACGAAGAAAAAAGTTTCCCCGATCGCTTTCATTGCCCACGTCGACACATCGCCGGCCGTGACGGGCGCGAAAGTCAAACCGATCATACACAAAAATTATCAAGGCGGAGATATACCGCTTCCTAAAGATCCACACCAAATCATTGAAGCCAAAAATAATCCCGATCTGCAAAATATGATCGGATACGATATCATTACGGCCGACGGCACGACCTTGCTTGGGGCGGATAACAAAGCCGGTGTTGCGGAGATCATGGACGCGGTCAACTATCTGCTCAAACATCCGGAAATCAAACACGGCCCCATTAAAATATGCTTCACGCCGGATGAAGAAGTCGGACGCGGCACGGAGAAAATCAATCTGAAAAAGCTCGGCGCGAAGTACGCCTATACGGTGGACGGACAAAGCCGGGGAGAAGTCGAGACGGAGACCTTCAGCGCCGACATGATGATCGTCAAATTTCACGGTAAAAACATTCATCCCGGTTATGCCAAAAACAAAATGGTCAATGCCGTCAAAGTCGCCGCGCGATTTATCGAAAGCCTTCCCAAAGATCATCTTTCACCGGAAACGACCGAAGGCAAAGAAGGATTCGTCCATTGTGTATCGTTTACAGCCAATGAAGAATTAGCGACGTTAAAATTCATCATCCGCGATTTTGTCACGGAGAAACTCAAAGATCACGAAGGAGTCGTGAAAGATCTGGCCGAAAAAGCGGCGATGCAATTTCCCGGCGCCCGCGCCGAATGCGAAGCGAAAGAACAATACCGCAATATGAAATATATCTTGGATAAACATCCTGAAGTCGGGGAAAATGCCATCGAAGCCATGAAGCGGCTGAATATCGAGCCCATTTTGAGTCCGATCCGCGGCGGTACCGACGGTTCGCGCCTTTCCTTCATGGGATTGCCGTGCCCCAATATTTTTGCCGGCGAACACAGCTTTCATTCGAAGTTGGAATGGGTTGCCGTGCAGGATATGGAGATGGCGGTGCGTGTGATCGTGACGATTGCACAGATTTGGGAAGAACGGGCTTAAGCCAAAATCCAAATTAATCTATATTGTTGTCCTGCTCAGCCTTTGTACGGTGCGGAGGACCTTGCTTCAGTCTTTACACAAAAATCGTGTATTCAAAATACACATTTTTTGTGTATTGCGCAACGGCCGTTACACTGAATGGGTGAGGATGTTGAATTGTCATTCCCGCGTACGCGGGAATCCAGAGCGATCAA
Proteins encoded in this window:
- the pepT gene encoding peptidase T; translation: MFDPKYPFTCVDRFLKYVKYDTQSDDESTTFPSTAKQKILSRDLAKDLKKMGLKDAAMDKWGYVMATLPSNTKKKVSPIAFIAHVDTSPAVTGAKVKPIIHKNYQGGDIPLPKDPHQIIEAKNNPDLQNMIGYDIITADGTTLLGADNKAGVAEIMDAVNYLLKHPEIKHGPIKICFTPDEEVGRGTEKINLKKLGAKYAYTVDGQSRGEVETETFSADMMIVKFHGKNIHPGYAKNKMVNAVKVAARFIESLPKDHLSPETTEGKEGFVHCVSFTANEELATLKFIIRDFVTEKLKDHEGVVKDLAEKAAMQFPGARAECEAKEQYRNMKYILDKHPEVGENAIEAMKRLNIEPILSPIRGGTDGSRLSFMGLPCPNIFAGEHSFHSKLEWVAVQDMEMAVRVIVTIAQIWEERA